The following are encoded in a window of Spea bombifrons isolate aSpeBom1 chromosome 2, aSpeBom1.2.pri, whole genome shotgun sequence genomic DNA:
- the RPL8 gene encoding 60S ribosomal protein L8, whose protein sequence is MGRVIRGQRKGAGSVFRAHVKHRKGAAKLRAIDFAERHGYIKGIVKDIIHDPGRGAPLAKVAFRDPYRFKKRTELFIAAEGIHTGQFVYCGKKAQLNIGNVLPVGTMPEGTIVCCVEEKPGDRGKLARASGNYATVISHNPETKKTRVKLPSGSKKVISSANRAVVGVVAGGGRIDKPILKAGRAYHKYKAKRNCWPRVRGVAMNPVEHPFGGGNHQHIGKPSTIRRDAPAGRKVGLIAARRTGRLRGTKTVQEKEN, encoded by the exons ATGGGACGTGTGATAAggggacagagaaaaggtgCAGGCTCTGTTTTCAGGGCCCACGTCAAGCACAGAAAGGGTGCTGCCAAGCTCAGGGCTATCGACTTTGCTGAAAGGCATGGCTACATCAAGGGTATTGTAAAA GACATTATCCATGATCCAGGCCGTGGTGCACCACTTGCCAAGGTTGCGTTTCGTGATCCTTACAGGTTCAAGAAGAGGACTGAACTGTTCATTGCAGCGGAGGGTATCCATACTGGACAGTTTGTGTACTGTGGCAAGAAAG ctCAGCTTAACATTGGCAATGTCCTCCCGGTTGGAACCATGCCAGAAGGTACCATTGTGTGCTGCGTAGAAGAAAAGCCAGGCGATCGTGGTAAACTGGCCCGGGCATCTGGCAACTATGCTACTGTCATCTCCCACAATCCtgaaaccaagaaaaccagAGTAAAGCTGCCCTCTGGCTCTAAGAAGGTCATTTCTTCTGCAAACAGAGCAGTTGTTG GGGTTGTTGCTGGTGGTGGTCGTATTGACAAACCAATTCTGAAGGCAGGTCGTGCTTACCATAAATACAAGGCCAAGAGAAACTGCTGGCCACGTGTCCGTGGTGTGGCTATGAAC CCTGTAGAACATCCCTTCGGTGGTGGTAACCATCAGCACATTGGTAAACCCTCAACAATCAGAAGAGACGCTCCAGCTGGACGTAAAGTTGGTCTTATTGCCGCTCGTCGTACTGGTCGTCTGCGTGGCACAAAGACTGTGCAGGAAAAGGAGAACTAA